The Streptomyces sp. WZ-12 genome segment GGCTTCGAGTGTCCCGAGGAGATCCTCCAGGACGTGATGCGCAACCTCTCCCGCGCACACGGCTACACGGAATCCCGGGGCATCCTCTCCGCCCGCCGCGCGGTGGCCCAGCGCTACCAGGACGCCGGGCTGACGGACGTGGACGTCGATGACATCTACCTCGGCAACGGCGTCTCGGAGCTGATCTCCATGGCCGTGCAGGCGCTGCTGGAGGACGGGGACGAAGTCCTCATCCCCGCGCCGGACTTCCCGCTGTGGACGGCGGTCACCTCGCTCGCCGGCGGGAAGCCGGTGCACTACGTGTGCGACGAGTCCGCCGACTGGCTGCCGGACCTGGACGACCTGGCCTCCAAGATCACCGACCGGACCCGCGCGCTGGTCATCATCAACCCCAACAACCCCACCGGCGCGGTCTATCCGCGCGAGGTGCTGGAGGGCATGCTCGACCTGGCCCGCCGCCACCAACTGATGGTCTTCGCCGACGAGATCTACGACCGGATCGTCTACGACGACGCGGTCCACCACCACGCCGCGGTCCTCGCCCCGGACGTGGTCTGCCTGACCTTCAGCGGTCTGTCCAAGGCGTACCGGGTGGCCGGGTTCCGCTCCGGTTGGCTCGTGGTCTCCGGCCCCAAGGAGCACGCGGCGGACTACCTGGAGGGGCTGGGCACCCTCGCCTCCATGCGGCTGTGCCCCAACGCCCCTGCGCAGTACGCCATTCAGGCCGCGCTCGGCGGCCGGCAGACCATCACGGACCTGGTGCTCCCCGGCGGCCGGCTGTGCGAGCAGCGCGACCGGGCCTGGGAGCGCCTCAACGAGATCCCGGGCGTGAGCTGCGTCAAGCCCAAGGGCGCGCTCTACGCCTTCCCGCGCCTGGACCCGGCGGTCCACAAGATCCACGACGACGAGAAGTTCGTCCTCGACCTGCTGCTGCGGGAGAAGATCCAGGTCGTCCAGGGCACCGGCTTCAACTGGCCGCGCCCGGACCACTTCCGCATCCTCACCCTGCCGCGCGCCGACGACCTCGACGCGGCGATCAGCCGGATCGGGCGCTTCCTCGCCGGGTACCGGCAGTAGCGGCGACCCCGCGGCCGGGAGGGCGGGCGCAAACCCCCGGCCGCGACCCCGCGACACTCGAACGGGCGTACCGTTTTCCCCGGCCGCCCGCCCCCTCCCCACCTGGCCGGTCCCCCGCCCCGGGCGGTCCGCCGCGGGCAGGCGCTCTTGAGCGGACCGCCCGCAAGGGCTTAGGTGGAGGGCGGCAATCCAGCCGCCGCCCCAAAGGGGAAGGGAAGCGATGCCCGTACGACCGGCAGTGTCGGAAGCGGAACTTGAGGCCCACCTGCGCGGGATCTGTTTCAAAACGGGTCCCCCGCGCCGCATAGGCGTCGAGATCGAGCTTCTGGTGCACGACGCCCGCAACCCCCGATGTCCGGTCCCACCGACCCGGATGCACGCCGCGCAAGACGCCCTGCGCGCCCTGCCGCTGCACTCCGCCCTCACCTTCGAACCCGGCGGCCAGCTGGAGCTCAGCTCGCTGCCCGCCGCCTCCCTCACCGCCTGCGTCGAGGCGGTGAGGGCCGATCTCGCCCGGGTCCGCCCCGTCCTGCGGGAGTGGGGCCTGGAACTCTCGGGCCACGGGCACAACCCCTGGCACCCCCCGCGGCGGGTGCTCCTCGCTCCCCGTTACGACGCCATGGAGGCGTACTTCGACCGGCGCGGCCCGGCGGGGCGGTCCATGATGTGCGGCACCGCCTCCGTCCAGGTCTGCCTGGACGCCGGCCATGAGGAGCCCGGGCCGCTGGGGTTCGGCCGGCGCTGGCTGCTGGCGCACCTGTTGGGCGCGGTGCTGGCCGCCGCGTTCGCCAACTCCCCGCTCGCCGAGGGGTGTCCGACCGGCTACCGCACCACCCGCCAGGCCATCTGGGCGCAGCTCGACCCGGGCCGCACGCTCGCCCCGCCCCAGGACGCCGACCCGCGCGCCGCGTGGGCCCGTTACGTGCTGGACGCCCCGGTGATGTGCGTCCGGCGTCCGGACGGCCCGTGGGACGCGCCGGAGGGGCTGACCTTCCGCGAGTGGCTGCGCACCGGCGTGCCGCGTCCGCCGACCCGGGAGGACCTGGACTACCACGTCACCACCCTCTTCCCGCCGGTGCGGCCGCGCGGTCATCTGGAGCTGCGGATGATCGACGCGCAGCCGGGGCCGGACGGGTGGATCGTGCCGTTGGCCGTCACGGCCGCGCTGTTCGACGATCCGGCGGCCGCCGAGTTCGCCTACCGCACCGTCAAACCGCTTGCGGAGACGGCCGGTTGGCGTCCGGCGCCGGGGAATCCGCTGTGGCGGAAAGCGGCCCGGGCCGGGTTGACCGACCCCGAGCTGCACGCGGCCGCGGTGGCCTGCTTCGCCGCCGCGCAGGAGGCGCTGCCCCGGCTCGGCGCCACCCCCGGAATCCGGGCGGCGGTCGCGGAGTTCGTCGAACGCCATGTGGCGCGCGGCCGGTGCCCCGCCGACGACCAGCTCGACACGCTGGCCGCGGCGGACGCCGGCGGCGGCCCGGACCCGGCCGGCGAGGCGCCCGGCACCGCGGCCAGGGGCCGCCCCCTCCTCGGGAAGGACAGCCAGTGACCATCGACCCCGAGCCGTTCCGGGAGCGGGCCGCGGCGGCACTGCTCGCCGCCCGCGACCGCACCCGCCTGCTGACCACCAGCGTCGAGGACCCCGATCTGGTCGCCCAGCACTCCCCGTTGATGTCGCCCCTGGTGTGGGACCTGGCGCACATCGGCAATCAGGAGGAGCAGTGGCTGCTGCGCGCCGTCGGCGGCCGCGACCCGCTGCGCCCGGACATCGACTCCCTCTACGACGCCTTCGAGCACCCGCGCGCCGAGCGTCCCACGCTGCCGCTGCTGGGCCCGGCCGAGGCCCGCGGCTATGTCGCCGAGGTGCGCGGCCGGGTGCTGGACGTCCTGGAGCGCACCGCGCTGCACGGCGGCCCGCTGCGCTCCGCCGGCTTCGCCTTCGGGATGATCGCGCAGCACGAACAGCAGCACGACGAAACGATGTTGATCACCCATCAGTTGCGGAAGGGCCCGCCGGTGCTGAGCGCGCCCGAGCCGCCGCCCGCGCCCGACGGTCCGCTGCCGGCCGAGGTCCTCGTCCCCGGCGGCCCGTTCCTGATGGGCACCTCCACCGAGCCGTGGGCGCTGGACAACGAGCGCCCCGCGCACGAGCGGACGGTGTCGCCCTTCTTCCTCGACACCACCCCGGTCAGCAACGCCGCCTACCAGCGCTTCATCGACGACGGCGGCTACGAGGAGCCGCGTTGGTGGGCGCCGGAGGGCTGGGCCCAGGTGCGCGAACACCGGCTGCGGGCCCCGCTGTTCTGGCGCCGCGAGGGCCGGCAGTGGCTGCGCCGCCGGTTCGGGGTGACCGAGCCGGTGCCGCCGGACGAGCCGGTGCTGCACGTCAGTTGGTACGAGGCGGACGCCTACGCGCGGTGGGCCGGCCGGCGGCTGCCCACCGAGGCCGAGTGGGAGAAGGCCGCCCGCCACGACCCGGACTCCGGGCGGGCGAGGCGCTACCCCTGGGGCGACGCGGACCCGACCCCGGAGCACGCCAACCTCGGCCAGCGGCACCTGCGGCCGGCCCCGGTCGGCAGCTACCCCGAAGGCGCCTCGCCGCTCGGCGTCCGCCAACTCATCGGCGATGTCTGGGAGTGGACGGCCAGCGACTTCCTGCCCTATCCCGGCTTCGCCGCCTTCCCCTACCGCGAGTACTCCGAGGTGTTCTTCGGCGGCCCGTACAAGGTGCTGCGCGGCGGCTCGTTCGGCGTCGACCCGGTCGCCTGCCGCGGCACCTTCCGCAACTGGGACCTCCCGGTGCGGCGGCAGATCTTCTCCGGGTTCCGCACCGCCCGGGACGCCGATCCGGCGCTCGGGGGCGGTGCCTGATGTGCCGTCATCTGGCGTATCTGGGACCTCAGATCCCGTTCGGACAGGTGGTCCTGGAGCCGCCGCACGGCCTGTACCGGCAGTCCTGGGCGCCGCGCCACCAGCGGCACGGCACGGTCAACGCGGACGGCTTCGGCATCGGCTGGTACGCGCCCGACGACCCGCTACCGGCCCGCTACCGGCGGGCCGGCCCGATGTGGGCCGACGAGCAACTGCCCGATCTGGGGCGGGTGATCCGCTCCGGGGCGCTGCTGGCCGCCGTCCGGGACGCCACCGTGGCCGGGGCGGACGCCGAGGCGGCCGCCGCGCCGTTCGCGGCCGGGCGGTACCTCTTCAGCCACAACGGCGCGGTGGCCGGCTGGCCGGACACCATGGCGCCGCTGGCCGCCGGGCTGCCCGCGCGGGAGCTGCTGCGGTTGGCGGCCCGCAACGACACCGCGTTCCTGTGGGCCCTGGTGCAGCACCGGTTGGCCCGCGGCGACGACCCGGGCGAGGCGCTGGCCGAGACCGTCCGGGAGGTCGCCGCGGCCGCGCCCGGCTCCCGACTGAACCTGCTGCTGACGGACGGCACCGGCATCGCCGCCACCACCTGGGGCGACACCCTGTTCCACCTGGCCCTCCCCGACGGCGGCCGGGTCGTCGCCTCCGAGCCCTATGACACCTCCCCCCACTGGACCGAGGTCCCCGACCGCACGCTGCTGCGCGCCACCCGCGCCGAGGTCCACCTCACCCCGCTCAAGGAGCCCGCAACGTGAGCCCCCTCAGCATCACTCGCACCCTGCCCCCCGATGCCACCGCGGCCGCGCTGCGCGCCGACGTCACCGAGGGGCTGTCCCGCACGCCCAAGCACCTGCCGCCGAAGTGGTTCTACGACGCCCGCGGCAGCGAGCTGTTCGACGAGATCACCACGCTTCCCGAGTACTACCCGACCCGCGCCGAGCGCGAGATCCTGCGCGCCACCGCGGACCGGATCGCCGCCGCCACCGGCGCCCGCACCCTGATCGAGCTGGGCTCCGGCTCGTCCGACAAGACCCGCCACCTGCTGCGCGCCCTGACCGGGTTGCAGACGTATCTGCCCGTCGACGTCAGCGAGTCGGCGCTACGGGCGGCCGGGGAGGCGCTGTTGACCGAGCACCCGGGGCTGACCGTGCACGCCCTGGTCGCCGACTTCCAGCGGGGCCTGACGCTGCCAAAGACGCCCGGGCCGCGGCTGCTGGCGTTCCTCGGCGGCACCATCGGCAACCTGCTGCCGGCGGAACGGGCCGCGTTCCTGGACTCGGTGCACGCGTTGCTCTCTCCCGGGGACGCCCTGCTGCTCGGCACCGACCTGGTCAAGGACGAGGCCACGCTGGTCGCCGCGTACGACGACGCCCGCGGGGTGACCGCCGCCTTCAACAAGAACGTCCTGGAGGTCATCAACCGCGAGTTGGGCGGCGACTTCGACCCGGCGGACTTCGACCACGTCGCGCGGTGGAACGCGGAGCGGGAGTGGATCGAGATGCGGCTGCGGGCCCGGGACGACCTGACCGTCAAGATCCCCGGCGTCGATCTGGCCGTGCCGTTCGCGGCCGGCGAGGAGCTGCGCACCGAGGTCTCCGCGAAGTTCCGGGAAGACGGGGTGCGCTCCGAACTCGCCGCGTCCGGACTGAAGTTGACGGAGTGGTGGACGGACAGTGCCGGGCGGTTCGCCCTGTCGCTGGCGCTTCGGCTCTGACCGTTTCCGCCCGCCGGGTGCCCACCTCCCCGCCGATGTGGTTCGATGCCCCGATCGCACATCCGTACGCGTAGCCGGGCGCGCCCCGCCGCGTGCGGGACCGGACGGGCTCGACGACAGGGGCAGGGCATGGGCACGGCGCTGGATCGGCGGAGTTTCCTCAGGGGCGCGGCGGGGCTGTCCGCCGCCGGGGTGTTGGCGGGCCTCGGCGGCGGGGGCACCGCGGTGGCCGCGGCACCGGCCGCGGTCACCGCGCAGGACTGGATGTCCGCGCTCGGCGACGCCACGCCGGTGCAGCGGCTGACCGTCCCCGGCACCCACGATTCCGGCGCCCGGATCGGCGGCCCCTGGGTGGCCTGCCAGAACACCTCGATCGCCGAGCAACTGGCCTCCGGCATACGGTTCCTGGACGTCCGCTGCCGGGCCATCGACGGCGTCTTCGCGATCCACCACGGCGCGTTCTACCAGGAGTTGATGTTCGGCGACGTGCTCAACGCCTGCCGGGACTTCCTCCGGGCGCACCCGTCCGAGACCGTGTTGATGCGGGTCAAGCAGGAGTACTCGGAGGTCTCCGCCGAGGAGTTCCGCGGGATCTTCGGCACCTACCTGGACGCCAAGGGGTACCGCTCGCTGTTCCGGTTGGACGCGGGGCTGCCGACGCTGGGGCAGGCCCGGGGCCGGGTCGTGCTGCTGGCGGACGCCGACGGGCTGGGCGGGGTGCGGTACGCCGACCCGGCGCTCTTCGACATCCAGGACGACTACATGACCGAGCCGATCGGGAAGTACCCCAAGGTCGAGGCGGAGTTCCGCAAGGCGGTCGACCAGCCGGGCAAGCTGTTCGTCAACTACGTCTCCACCGCCGCCCTGCTGCCGCCGCGCTCCAACGCCGACCGTCTCAACCCACGCGTCAAGGGCCTGCTGGAGGGCGCGGGCAGCGCCTGGCGGGGGCTGGGCATCGTCCCGATGGACTTCCCCAACGAGTTCGGGATGGCCGGGACGCTGATCGGGCACAACCTGGCCGGGCGCGGCGTCACCCTGGTGGCCCAGCCGGGCACGTGATCGGCCGTCGGACCGAACCTGCGCGGGCCGTCGTGCATCAGACTGGTTGAAATGTCTGGTTCCGGCGTCGCCCCCGTCGTCCCGTCCCGCGGTGCGCGGGCAGGCGGTGCCGGCTTGAGTCGAGGCAAGGCGGCACTGGTGGAGACGAGCGAACGCGGGCCCGAGGCGGCGGATCAGGAGGAGGCGTCCGGGGCGGCGCCGGACGCGTCCGGCGGGCCGGTCCGCACCGGGCGGGCCCGGGCCGGCGTGCCGCTGCGGGTGACCGCGGTGCTCGGGGCGCTGACGGTCGTCGTGGGCGGCGCGGCGCTGGCGTTGAAGGCCGCCCGGCAGGACCCGTTCCTGGCGCCCGGGGACCCGGTGACCGGGACCTATCTGGCGTCCCGGACCAACGGTGACCGGGCGGCGGCCGCGGTACTGGCCGGCCCCTACCGGGAGTTGCCGGGCGCGGCGATGGCCGTGGCGCGTCCCGCCGGCGGTACTCCGGCCCCGCTGCCCGCCTCCCGCCCCCTGATGGCCAGCCCGGCGACGCCCGCGCCGCCGGTCGGTGCGCTGTTCTCGCCCGGCGACGACGGCGCCGCCACGCACTACTGCACCGCGAGCGTGGTGCACTCCCCCGCCGGCAACCTCATCGCCACCGCCGCGCACTGCGTCCACGACGGCGGCTTCCGCACCCGGCTGGTCTTCGCGCCCGGCCTGCACGACGGGCTCGCGCCGTACGGGCTGTGGGTGCCGACCCGGATCGACGTGGACCCGCGCTGGATCAGCGACCGGGACCCGAACCACGACGTGGCGTTCCTCCGGGTGCGTCGGCACGGCAGCACCGAGCAGCGGATCGAGGACGTCACGGGCGCCGAGCGAATCCGGTTCGACGCCCCGCCGGGCCGGCCGGCGCAGTTGACCGGCTATCCCGGGGACAGCGACACCCCGGTCGGCTGCCGGCACACCGCGGAGGCCGAGGGACCGAACCAGGTCCGCTTCCCCTGCGCCGGCTTCCCGGCCGGGACCAGTGGCGGCCCGCTGCTCACCGACGTCGACCAGGTGACCGGCACCGGCTCGCTGATCGGGGTGATCGGCGGCCAGGACGAGGGCGGCGACGACGCCACGTCGTACAGCAGCCGCTTCGGGGCGGACGTGGCGGCGCTGTACCGGCGGGCCACCCGGGGGTGACCGGGCGGGCCCGCCGGTCGGTCAGGCGCCGCCGCGCGGCAGCACGGTGCGCAGGACGGCCGGCAGCGGGTACCAGTCGGCGGTGGCGAAGCTGGCGTGCGCGGCGGCGAGTTGCGCGACCCGGGCGCGGGCCTCGGCCTCGGTGGGGTGGGTGGCGTCCAGGGCCGGCGGGACCTTGTGGGCGTCGGTCATGATGAGCAGGTAGTGGCGGGTGTCGTACCAGGACGTGTCGATGGTGCCGCCCAGGTAGGTGGCCGCGTCGCCGTCGAAGACCACGAACCAGGGGCGCAGGGCGGGGTCGGCGTAGCGCTCCCGGGGGTCGCCGGGGGCGGCGCCGTGTACGGCGGGGAACGCGGTGGCTCGCCTCAACTCGCCCCGCGCGGCGAGGTCCTTGAGGTGGCCGGCGTATTCGACGTCGGTCCACAGCCGGTCGAGCGGGTTGTGCTCCTCGACGGTGCCCGGTATGAGCTCGAAGAGGAAGGTGCCGGTCAGGTCGGCGCGGGACGGCCAGCCGCCGGACCGGACCGCCTCGTCCAGGGTGGCGTGGCCGGCCGCGAGGTCGCCGGGCCCGTAGACGGCGTCCCCCAGCTTGTCGCGGACCAGCGCGTCGAACTCGGCCGGGCCGCGGCCCTTCTTGGCGTTGAAGCCGTCCTTCATCTCGACCTTGATGAGGATCGGGCGGTGGCCGGGGTGCGCGTCGTGCCAGGCGCGGAGGTCGGCGAGGCAGCCGGCGAAGTCCTGGTTGCGGTCCTTGGTGCGCAGTTCGGCGGCGGTGCCGGCGCCCACGCAGTTGCTGTAGTTCCCCATCGGGTTGCTGTGCGAGACGCGCCAGGTGCCGCCCAGGCCGTTGGTCCACACGTCCACCTCGATGAGCGCGGCGCCGGAGTCCAACGCGTCGGCGAAGTAGGGGTACTTGGCCTTCTCGTAGGCGTTGTGGACGCCGACGGCGGTGCTGGTGCCGTAGCCGGTGGAGGTCGTCGTGGCGGTCGTCTCGGCGCCTGCCGCGCCGGGTGCCGCGATCATCGCCGCCGCCGCCACGGCGACCGTTCCCGCACACCGCTTCCGGTTCATGTTCCCCGCTTCCCCTCGCGTCCTGCCTGGTCAGTCAGGAGCGTACGGGAGTTGACGGCGCGGCAGGAGGTGCGGAGCGGACACCGGAACGGACGCGATACGGTCGGCGTCGCGAACCACCGAAACGAAAGGATGTACGGATGCGGAACCGGGGGAACGGCGGGACGGGGTCGGGCGGACTGTCATGGGCGGCGGTGGTGTTGACGGGGATCGTCGCGCTCTACATCGCGCTGGTCGCCTTCGGCAACATCACCGACTTCGGAACCAATCAGGCATATGTCCGCCATGTCCTGGCGATGGACACCACCTTCAAGGACCCGGACCTGATGTGGCGGGCCATCACCTCGCACTCGGTGCAGGACGCCGCCTACGTGGGCATCATCGCCTGGGAGTCGGTGGCGGCGCTGGTGGCGGCGACGGCGGTGGGGGTGCTCCGCCGGGGATCCGGTGACGCGGCGGCGCGGCGGCTGGCCACCACCGGGCTGCTGATGATGATGCTGCTGTTCGGCGCCGGGTTCTGGGCGATCGGCGGCGAGTGGTTCGCGATGTGGCAGTCGAAGGCGTGGAACGGGGTGGAGGCCGCGGTCCGCAACTTCCTGATGACCGGCGTGGTGTTGCTGGTGGTGCAGTTGTCGGGGAAGTCGGCGCCGGCGCCGGCGGCCCGCTCCGGGAAGTCCGGGAAGTCGGGCAAGTGAGGCGGCGGCGGGTGCGGGGTGGTCCCGCGCCCGCCGCCGGGGTGTGACCGGGCGTCAGCCGGCCGCGTAGACGTCCTCGATGTAGCGGCCGGCGGCGGTCAGTTCGCGCAGCCACGCCTCGGACTCCCGCTCCGAGGCGCCGGTGGCGGCCCGGTGCACCGCGCGGAAGGCGTCCCGCACGCCGGGCGCCATCCGGCTGCCGTCGCCGCAGACGTAGACCCGGGCGCCGGCCCGCAGCAGCTCCCACACCTCCTCGGCCTCGGCCGCGATCCGGTGCTGGACGAAGCGGTGGCCGTTCTCGGGGCGGGCGCTGAAGACGGGGTGGACGGCGACCGCACCGGCCCGCTCGGCGGCGGCGAACTCGGCGGCGTGCAGGAAGTCGCCTTCGGGGTCGTCGCAGCCGAAGTAGAGCCGGGCCGGGCCCCGTTGGCCGGCGGCCACGCGGTCGGCGACGGCGCCGCGGAACGGCGCCAGTCCGGTGCCGGCGGCGACCATGATGACCGGGGTGTCGTCGGCCGGGTCGAGCCGGAACGCCTCCCGGCACGGCTGGACCCGGGCCAGCAGGACGTCACCGGGGCGCACTGCGTGCAGATGCGTGGAGCCGGTGCCGCCGGGCAGCAACGAGACCATCAGCTCGGCGTGCCGGGGGTCGGCGGCGGGCGACGAGGACAGCGAGTAGTGCCGCGGGCGCAGCGGGGGCAGCAGTTCCAGCACCGCCGGCCAGGGCAGCGCGCCGCGCAGCGCCGGGTGCGCCTCGATCAGCTCGACGACGGTGCGCGGGTCGTCCTCGGGGAGGCGTTCCAGGGCGTGCCGCTCGGGCGGGCAGGGGTTGTGCGCGGCGAGCAGCGCCACCTGCTCGCGGCCCGGACGCGATCCCAACTCGACATGATGCGTGAGGAGTTGGCGCACCGTCAGAGGACGGTCGACGGGGAGGGTGGCGCGGGTCGGGCGGCCCGTGGGCGGGCGGAGCGACAGCAGGGTGTCGAGGTCGACGCCGAGCGCCCGGGCGGCGCGGTCCACCGCCTCGGGGGTGTTGACCGGCAGCACGGCGAGGTGGTCGGC includes the following:
- a CDS encoding pyridoxal phosphate-dependent aminotransferase — translated: MQFKQSSKMSDVCYEIRGPVIEHADALEEAGHSVLRLNTGNPALFGFECPEEILQDVMRNLSRAHGYTESRGILSARRAVAQRYQDAGLTDVDVDDIYLGNGVSELISMAVQALLEDGDEVLIPAPDFPLWTAVTSLAGGKPVHYVCDESADWLPDLDDLASKITDRTRALVIINPNNPTGAVYPREVLEGMLDLARRHQLMVFADEIYDRIVYDDAVHHHAAVLAPDVVCLTFSGLSKAYRVAGFRSGWLVVSGPKEHAADYLEGLGTLASMRLCPNAPAQYAIQAALGGRQTITDLVLPGGRLCEQRDRAWERLNEIPGVSCVKPKGALYAFPRLDPAVHKIHDDEKFVLDLLLREKIQVVQGTGFNWPRPDHFRILTLPRADDLDAAISRIGRFLAGYRQ
- the egtB gene encoding ergothioneine biosynthesis protein EgtB, with translation MTIDPEPFRERAAAALLAARDRTRLLTTSVEDPDLVAQHSPLMSPLVWDLAHIGNQEEQWLLRAVGGRDPLRPDIDSLYDAFEHPRAERPTLPLLGPAEARGYVAEVRGRVLDVLERTALHGGPLRSAGFAFGMIAQHEQQHDETMLITHQLRKGPPVLSAPEPPPAPDGPLPAEVLVPGGPFLMGTSTEPWALDNERPAHERTVSPFFLDTTPVSNAAYQRFIDDGGYEEPRWWAPEGWAQVREHRLRAPLFWRREGRQWLRRRFGVTEPVPPDEPVLHVSWYEADAYARWAGRRLPTEAEWEKAARHDPDSGRARRYPWGDADPTPEHANLGQRHLRPAPVGSYPEGASPLGVRQLIGDVWEWTASDFLPYPGFAAFPYREYSEVFFGGPYKVLRGGSFGVDPVACRGTFRNWDLPVRRQIFSGFRTARDADPALGGGA
- a CDS encoding DUF2165 domain-containing protein, producing the protein MRNRGNGGTGSGGLSWAAVVLTGIVALYIALVAFGNITDFGTNQAYVRHVLAMDTTFKDPDLMWRAITSHSVQDAAYVGIIAWESVAALVAATAVGVLRRGSGDAAARRLATTGLLMMMLLFGAGFWAIGGEWFAMWQSKAWNGVEAAVRNFLMTGVVLLVVQLSGKSAPAPAARSGKSGKSGK
- the egtA gene encoding ergothioneine biosynthesis glutamate--cysteine ligase EgtA, whose amino-acid sequence is MPVRPAVSEAELEAHLRGICFKTGPPRRIGVEIELLVHDARNPRCPVPPTRMHAAQDALRALPLHSALTFEPGGQLELSSLPAASLTACVEAVRADLARVRPVLREWGLELSGHGHNPWHPPRRVLLAPRYDAMEAYFDRRGPAGRSMMCGTASVQVCLDAGHEEPGPLGFGRRWLLAHLLGAVLAAAFANSPLAEGCPTGYRTTRQAIWAQLDPGRTLAPPQDADPRAAWARYVLDAPVMCVRRPDGPWDAPEGLTFREWLRTGVPRPPTREDLDYHVTTLFPPVRPRGHLELRMIDAQPGPDGWIVPLAVTAALFDDPAAAEFAYRTVKPLAETAGWRPAPGNPLWRKAARAGLTDPELHAAAVACFAAAQEALPRLGATPGIRAAVAEFVERHVARGRCPADDQLDTLAAADAGGGPDPAGEAPGTAARGRPLLGKDSQ
- a CDS encoding phosphatidylinositol-specific phospholipase C domain-containing protein, coding for MNRKRCAGTVAVAAAAMIAAPGAAGAETTATTTSTGYGTSTAVGVHNAYEKAKYPYFADALDSGAALIEVDVWTNGLGGTWRVSHSNPMGNYSNCVGAGTAAELRTKDRNQDFAGCLADLRAWHDAHPGHRPILIKVEMKDGFNAKKGRGPAEFDALVRDKLGDAVYGPGDLAAGHATLDEAVRSGGWPSRADLTGTFLFELIPGTVEEHNPLDRLWTDVEYAGHLKDLAARGELRRATAFPAVHGAAPGDPRERYADPALRPWFVVFDGDAATYLGGTIDTSWYDTRHYLLIMTDAHKVPPALDATHPTEAEARARVAQLAAAHASFATADWYPLPAVLRTVLPRGGA
- the egtD gene encoding L-histidine N(alpha)-methyltransferase, with amino-acid sequence MSPLSITRTLPPDATAAALRADVTEGLSRTPKHLPPKWFYDARGSELFDEITTLPEYYPTRAEREILRATADRIAAATGARTLIELGSGSSDKTRHLLRALTGLQTYLPVDVSESALRAAGEALLTEHPGLTVHALVADFQRGLTLPKTPGPRLLAFLGGTIGNLLPAERAAFLDSVHALLSPGDALLLGTDLVKDEATLVAAYDDARGVTAAFNKNVLEVINRELGGDFDPADFDHVARWNAEREWIEMRLRARDDLTVKIPGVDLAVPFAAGEELRTEVSAKFREDGVRSELAASGLKLTEWWTDSAGRFALSLALRL
- the egtC gene encoding ergothioneine biosynthesis protein EgtC, producing MCRHLAYLGPQIPFGQVVLEPPHGLYRQSWAPRHQRHGTVNADGFGIGWYAPDDPLPARYRRAGPMWADEQLPDLGRVIRSGALLAAVRDATVAGADAEAAAAPFAAGRYLFSHNGAVAGWPDTMAPLAAGLPARELLRLAARNDTAFLWALVQHRLARGDDPGEALAETVREVAAAAPGSRLNLLLTDGTGIAATTWGDTLFHLALPDGGRVVASEPYDTSPHWTEVPDRTLLRATRAEVHLTPLKEPAT
- a CDS encoding phosphatidylinositol-specific phospholipase C, which translates into the protein MGTALDRRSFLRGAAGLSAAGVLAGLGGGGTAVAAAPAAVTAQDWMSALGDATPVQRLTVPGTHDSGARIGGPWVACQNTSIAEQLASGIRFLDVRCRAIDGVFAIHHGAFYQELMFGDVLNACRDFLRAHPSETVLMRVKQEYSEVSAEEFRGIFGTYLDAKGYRSLFRLDAGLPTLGQARGRVVLLADADGLGGVRYADPALFDIQDDYMTEPIGKYPKVEAEFRKAVDQPGKLFVNYVSTAALLPPRSNADRLNPRVKGLLEGAGSAWRGLGIVPMDFPNEFGMAGTLIGHNLAGRGVTLVAQPGT
- a CDS encoding trypsin-like serine peptidase is translated as METSERGPEAADQEEASGAAPDASGGPVRTGRARAGVPLRVTAVLGALTVVVGGAALALKAARQDPFLAPGDPVTGTYLASRTNGDRAAAAVLAGPYRELPGAAMAVARPAGGTPAPLPASRPLMASPATPAPPVGALFSPGDDGAATHYCTASVVHSPAGNLIATAAHCVHDGGFRTRLVFAPGLHDGLAPYGLWVPTRIDVDPRWISDRDPNHDVAFLRVRRHGSTEQRIEDVTGAERIRFDAPPGRPAQLTGYPGDSDTPVGCRHTAEAEGPNQVRFPCAGFPAGTSGGPLLTDVDQVTGTGSLIGVIGGQDEGGDDATSYSSRFGADVAALYRRATRG